Sequence from the Gracilinanus agilis isolate LMUSP501 chromosome 6, AgileGrace, whole genome shotgun sequence genome:
TCCCCCAGCACTGCGTCATGAGCAAAGGTTTTGGATTACAAATGTCTAACTAGGtttgaaatgttttatagaatAAGACAATATTCTtttcaacaaacttttttttaaaaaaatgtacagtTTTTCTTGGTttgccttcttccccttcctcggCACCCCTCCCGCCCTCCCCCCTGCCCATTTGTCATTGGTTGTGTCTCGGGGGCCAAGGTTCCACTCCTTGTGGCCAGTGGGCATCAGTGACCAGGCCTTCACCGGTAACCTTGGTAGCCATAGTAGTTCCTGTAATAGCGGTCTCGGTCCTGGTAATAGTAGCTCTGCCACTAGAAGAGAGGGGGGACACAGCCCGGTCACTCAGAGCCAGGCTGCCAAGCATCCCTCCTCCCACTCAGCCTGAGTCCCTCCTGCCCACTCACCTCCCGGTTGTACTGCCGGTAGTAATCCCTGTATCTATTGTAATCATAGTCTCGGCCATAGAATCGGTCATAGTCTCCCCGATAGCGATCGTAGAAGTTACGGTAACcctgagggagagggagagagggtggaagaggggtaaggcgGACCACCTATGGACTTCCAGCACCTTGGCCAGAGACAGCTTAGAAGGAACCAGCTGCGGAGATGGCCATTTCCCAATAAGGCCCCCCCAAGCCAAAAGAAATCCAACACTAAGCACCTCTGACTATGTGCAAGTCATTGTGTCAGAGGCTGAGATCCAAAGAAGACAGAGaatccctgccctcgaggagcttacaatctagtcaGTAGTCCTGCCAGGAGGGAGGAGCCGGAGGAGAGCTACACTCACCCCTCTGCTTCCAGACTGCCCCCAGTACTGCTGCCCATAGGCCCGGTTGTCGTAGCCCCGGCGCTGCCCGCCGACTGGAAGAGAAATGGAGAACAGCTCTCAGACAGCTGCCTGGGGCTCTTGGCTCCAggggaagcagaaagaaaaagagctgGAACCCAAAAGAAGGTTCTGGGGGAATGTTTGGTGGGCTAACTCTGAAGACCCTGTCCGCCAGAGGGCAGAGGATTATCCTAATTGGGCAGCTCCTCCTTCACTTCTACTAGCTGTGTAAGAGGACAGAGCAATGGCATCAGGCAGGATGAGGCAAATGACAGAACCCCTGCCATCCAGAGGACCAAAGGGACTGAGAAATGCGGGGTCAACACCTCCCCCCAATTACAGGGGAAGGTATAAAAAAGGCAGCGCAGTCAGGGCATCCTTAGCAGGCTAGCGAGCCGAGGGCAGTAAGGGGCCATCCCAGCTTGGCTACTGACACcccaacttcagtttcctccctGCTCCAACCAGAGCAGAATGACACTTTACAACAGACAGATTGTTCAAGCCCAAGTGGCAGATGGAAAGCTCACTCCTGAGAGATGAGCTCCCAGCTGCACAGGAACATGAGGGCCAGAGACCAGGGCCATCCCCTTTCCCTGAAGTCACCACGACAGCCAGGAGCCTGGGCAGAGGCTCAGAGGGCACCCAGAGGAAAAAGGAGCAGAGCAGCCCTCCTCCCTGCCCCACAAGGTCAGCCACCCAGGGGTGGAAGCAGATAGGGGCCAGCAGGCTGACTGTTCTTCCTTCCAAGATCCCCAGGATGTGCCCCCTGTTCCCCAGCCAGCCCTGCTGGGCGGTGGCAGCAGTGGCCCCCACTCACCGTATCCTTGGCCACGGCTCCGGCTCTGCCGGTTTCGCTTGTTGCGGTTGTTGCGGCGGTTTGTGCGCTTTTCTGAAGGGGGCAGCAGCCTCCTGGCCTCCTCCTTGTACTTGGTGACCAGAGGCTGGGCCTCCTCTTTCTCCAGCTCCCCAAAGGTCACCTCCTCCATATAGTCACATTTTTCAGGCAGAGAGAAATTggctatgaattttttaaaaaagggattgGGGAGGCTTAGAGAAAAATAGATGATCTGggctcttttttcttcctttaaaaaaattccataacAGAGGGGTCCAGCTAGCACAACCCACCCCCCTACACAGATAAAACCTTAAATTCTACTAAAGGCTGACCTTAAATCTGGATTAGTCAGGTTTAAGGCACTCTTCGAATAGAGACAGACATGAAAGCCTATCTCCCTGGTTTCCAtttacacagctattaaataaAGGGATGGCAGAGAAaagaattgtggaagtagaaacacagaagaaaaacaactgcttgatcacatggctcgatggggatatgattggggatgtagactctaagtgattgccctaatgcaaatattaataatatggaaataggtcttgatcaatgacacacgtaaaacccagtggaattgctcgttggctatggggttggggggtagggtgggaggaggggaaggaaagaacatgaatcatgtaaccatgggaaaatattctaaattaatcgataaaaaaatttcaaattaaaaaaaaaaagcctttcatATATCCCCCAGCCACCCAGGctcctaaagaaaataaaataaaaggatgggACTCAATCCCTAGGGTCCTTTCCCTTATGAGATCATGGTCTCCATGCTTTTAAAGGACAAactgaaatgaagagaaaaccAAACTAAAGCTGCCCACATAGAAGCAGCAGTGACTGTTCTTGGCTAATTCACATGCTTAGAAGCAAACCTTTCCAAGAAGTTCAAGAGAAATTAGCCACATAAAAAGCATTCACTCCCATCCAGGAGTCTTGGGCTAGGGTGGGAAGTGAGTAGGAGGAGTACTTCTAATGCCCACTTCTGGGGAAGCACATTCTGTTTTTGAGCCATTTCCCCTCATAATCAGTTTCTTGAGAGACTGAGATCAAGaatcttaactttaaaaaaaaaaaagccagcggCCATGGCATTGCTCCAGGAATCAAGGTGTTCTGGGGTATGTGACCTTGGAGGGAAGCCTAAAGTAATCAATTTGGCTTTTTTATTTACCCATCTAAGCCTAATTCAGACAGGTATCCCATGCACTGACCAATCATTTTATTCAGAGGAACAACCAGATTCCAGAGAGGTCAGAAATAACCCTAACTACGGTGATCTCTGGACTCAAGTCCACTAACACAGGCAAGATGTAAAAACACTCACATTTTACAGTAACTGACCGAGAATGTTACCTCTGTCTAGATGCCTTTCCAAGTAGACTGGGTACTTCCCAAGGCCTCTTGACTAACTGCCCTGCGAAGGCCAGTACTAAGGACCACACATGGTACTGACATGTCAGTCCAATAGCCAAAGACCCTGCCTGGCCAGGGATCATCCCCAACAAGAACCCCCACCTTTCCTGGGCAGTTTTCTGTGACCACTTCTAGACAAGATGTCAACCATCACCTTCTATTTACCTTGTCCCCATAAGCAACAACTTGAAACCCAATCTTTGGACAAGAATGTAGTCTAAAAGCTATTGCAGCCAAGTTCTTATGGACACAATAAAAACCTTCCTTCAGTTCCAATTCTGGATTTCCACAATTCCTTCCTCCTACCAATCAGAGATGTTATCATCCCCAAAGCCCACCTTTCATCTCCAGCATGACTGTCTCAGGCACATCATCTCCCTCCACCTCTTTTCTCAGTTCCAGCctctttttccagtcttcttcatTGGGGACAATCACCACCACTTTTCGAGAAAAGGTCTTAAATAGGAGCAGCTTTCGCCGCTGGCCAGAGTTATAGACGTTACACTAGGACAGAGAGATCAGAGCCATGTCAACTTTAGCCTGGGCTGGTGTAGCCACAGCCCAGAGGCAGGATTTTCCAGAAGCAGACTGGCCACAGGACTTCTAGATCCCCCAACATAATCCCCCTTTCCCAGGGGTCTAAGATTTCCAGAGCTCTGATTGCATGCAAAGCCTACCCTACTACTTGCATGAAAAATACCTGGTCAAGGATGATGTTCCTTCTGGTCCTTGAAGCTACCTGGACCAGCTTGCTAAGGCACTGGGAGGCTTGCTGGACTAAGAGGTCTCTACTCTTGGGATCCATCTCGGGTTCCTCAGGCCCCTTCATCTGACAAGGCCAAGGGATTGGAAAGGtggggagagaaacagaaaatgaagagTTAGGGCTCCGGGAAGCCTCTTGCCCACATGCTTAGCTCTCCATCACCCTCTCTGATACAGTCAGCTTCCACAGAGAGGGCAGGCTCCCTTCTCCACCTCTAGAACATCTCCCCAAGCTGAGGGGACAATCCCAACAAGGATAGGAACTGTCCCAAGGCCTTGAGCACAAAgggtctgggggtgggggtgggggtgagggagatCAGAGCAGGGGCTTACCCTCATTTGATTGAGCACAGTCTCAGCTCCCAGGACATTGTATCTTTTCTCAGGATTATCTTGTGCATGTTTCAATGCCCACTGGGTTTTTCCAGACCCAGGTAGTCCCACCATCAGTAATACCTGCAAAGCAGTAGTGCCCAATTTATATtggggaaaaggaaacacaagaaGGAAAGCATTCTAGGACATAGTAGGGCTCAACTCTTCCCCCAACCATAGCTTTGAGGAACAAGGTTGGTTGGTGCCACCCTTTGACTGTAGCaacatccccccaccccccatgccCAGCCAACTACCCAGTGTCCTTACCTCACACTCCTCCATAGTCTTAGGGGGCAGTACAGTTCGAACTCGATCCTCCACAGGGACGGCATGGATGAACACAAACTCCTCAGCAGAGGGGAAGAAGGGCTCCTCCTTTTGACCAAAGTTGAGTTCTACCACACAGTTTTTGCAGAGGACATGAGGCAGGAGGGCCCGCTCGTTCAAAGACTCCTTGCTAACTCGGAAAGCTATACCCAGATCATCTCCATTTTTAGAGAAAGAG
This genomic interval carries:
- the HNRNPUL2 gene encoding heterogeneous nuclear ribonucleoprotein U-like protein 2; the protein is MEVKRLKVTELRSELQRRGLDSRGLKVDLAQRLQEALDAEMLEDEAGGAAGGVGEAEPEAEAALAPDDQRDQEPATKAGDDDEPGDEEDSEKSKPTGSDGERRGVKRQRDEKEEHGRAYYEFREEAYHSRSKSPPPPEEEAKDEEEDPTIVSLDTYTSDLHFQVSKDRYGGQPLFSEKFPTLWSGARSTYGVTKGKVCFEAKVTQNLPLKEGCTEVSLLRVGWSVDFSRPQLGEDEFSYGFDGRGLKAENGQFEEYGQAFGENDVIGCFANFKSEEVELSFSKNGDDLGIAFRVSKESLNERALLPHVLCKNCVVELNFGQKEEPFFPSAEEFVFIHAVPVEDRVRTVLPPKTMEECEVLLMVGLPGSGKTQWALKHAQDNPEKRYNVLGAETVLNQMRMKGPEEPEMDPKSRDLLVQQASQCLSKLVQVASRTRRNIILDQCNVYNSGQRRKLLLFKTFSRKVVVIVPNEEDWKKRLELRKEVEGDDVPETVMLEMKANFSLPEKCDYMEEVTFGELEKEEAQPLVTKYKEEARRLLPPSEKRTNRRNNRNKRNRQSRSRGQGYVGGQRRGYDNRAYGQQYWGQSGSRGGYRNFYDRYRGDYDRFYGRDYDYNRYRDYYRQYNREWQSYYYQDRDRYYRNYYGYQGYR